The following proteins are encoded in a genomic region of Arachis ipaensis cultivar K30076 chromosome B02, Araip1.1, whole genome shotgun sequence:
- the LOC110268640 gene encoding uncharacterized protein LOC110268640, giving the protein MGKKDKVVVDSDDLYGWADADVKGHASIFSSAELVSQLNECRWVRNGVQLGVRILPCGKDDRVCERRSDWLYFYVYTCMLTELGVRFLFSDFECGVLSQLNCAPTQLHPNSWTFVWAFECLMEYLGCYPSLALFFSLFQAKWVWRGGWVNLSSHPGRSVFSLYKQSFKDFKEMFVKVQIEEEFYPFFLNSLMVERFPVYWSPEPKQILDCDDRVKSEEYVLDFLVSAMSSSELLSISSILKLEGDREAMEEYLGNVLCIFCFLWFAFVIVIHAGFFAGEKTSTLTTANLKAFISKARKKEKEGSSTNVRENEVVTGRVTSDVGLKRKRGDGSSKVLDLTGAKEDVGAFTAEEICSAYESQVMLYGYRDGPEQSLWSAGYPFMAVSDEFA; this is encoded by the coding sequence ATGGGAAAAAAGGATAAGGTTGTGGTCGATAGTGATGATTTGTATGGTTGGGCGGATGCTGACGTTAAAGGTCATGCTTCGATCTTTAGCTCTGCTGAATTAGTTTCTCAGTTGAATGAGTGTAGATGGGTGAGAAATGGGGTGCAGTTGGGAGTTAGGATCTTGCCTTGTGGTAAGGATGATAGGGTTTGCGAACGACGGTCAGACTGGTTGTACTTCTACGTTTATACTTGCATGTTGACCGAATTGGGGGTGAGGTTCCTCTTTTCTGATTTCGAATGTGGTGTACTTTCTCAACTTAACTGTGCTCCGACACAGTTGCATCCAAATTCCTGGACTTTTGTCTGGGCTTTTGAGTGTTTGATGGAATACCTTGGGTGTTATCCATCGTTGGCTTTATTCTTCTCCTTATTTCAGGCGAAATGGGTGTGGAGGGGAGGGTGGGTTAATTTGAGCAGTCACCCTGGCCGAAGCGTTTTTAGCTTGTACAAACAGTCTTTCAAGGATTTCAAAGAAATGTTTGTTAAGGTTCAGATTGAGGAAGAGTTTTACCCTTTCTTCTTGAACTCCTTAATGGTTGAAAGGTTTCCTGTTTATTGGTCTCCCGAGCCTAAACAGATTTTGGACTGTGATGATAGGGTAAAGAGTGAAGAATATGTGTTGGATTTTCTAGTTTCTGCTATGTCTTCTTCTGAATTGTTGTCGATATCGAGTATTTTAAAGTTGGAGGGAGATAGGGAGGCTATGGAAGAGTATTTGGGTAATGTGTTGTGTATCTTTTGTTTTTTGTGGTTTGCTTTTGTGATAGTTATTCATGCTGGCTTTTTTGCAGGTGAAAAAACTTCTACTCTTACGACCGCGAATTTGAAAGCGTTCATTTCAAAAGCtaggaagaaggagaaggagggtTCGTCGACGAATGTAAGAGAGAATGAGGTTGTCACTGGACGTGTGACCTCTGATGTTGGTTTGAAAAGAAAGAGGGGAGATGGGTCGTCAAAGGTCCTTGATCTTACTGGTGCTAAGGAGGATGTTGGGGCCTTTACTGCTGAGGAGATCTGTTCTGCTTATGAGAGCCAGGTGATGCTCTATGGCTATAGAGATGGTCCTGAACAGTCTTTGTGGTCAGCTGGTTATCCTTTTATGGCTGTCTCGGATGAATTTGCTTAG
- the LOC107623328 gene encoding uncharacterized protein LOC107623328, translating into MEIFPEHVRHLWNEWELRGLVLLSLTWQVVLIICGSWRKRARGGFISFVVWVTYLSADWLATVSLGTLANNQGDVATQDRNHALQAIWAPFLLLHLGGPDTITAYALEDNTLWLRHLLGLLVQVSVAFYIYLRSWSTTALTFIAIPVFVSGIIKYAERTWVLRSASPEQLEESLLSAPAIQPPNLKLSYANAELEYVHGGYYLFPVLKRLYANLSLRFAEGQRTYQLMVKKEHVEDKDYKKHSNYAFKLVEVQLGFLYDLLYTKSTIIYSPLGLIFRFVSVLSIVSALASYVVFLNVHEHEYSRVDVPITYCLFIGAILLELYAFVSLVFSDWTLNWLVVNKHSSLQNFICWVLSRCRKRWSGQLAQHNLLNFCMKKRVTRCIRNDFLFRSYFVMELYRQRTWEDADADLKQFIFKHLTQKQELYKEQGFDYNFLKKLLSYKGDNASISIKNIGWSVEVEFGHSLLIWHIATDICYHSRTEESEKDYREVSKRISNYMLYLLLMRPLMLPKWINRITHVRNTFREAIRILQREQLPVQDAASASTLLIQMYTQCHQPLEQLRVEKTGKSLLHEGCRLASQIEDQRVSWEVICNVWIEMLTYAASQCEWEAHAQQLRRGGEFLTHVCLLMAELGLSEQFDIGRKGLSVETQNDGWGCVRSKLLSSYL; encoded by the coding sequence ATGGAGATCTTCCCAGAACACGTGCGACATCTGTGGAACGAATGGGAACTGAGGGGGCTGGTTTTGCTAAGCCTAACATGGCAGGTTGTCCTCATCATATGTGGCTCTTGGAGGAAGCGTGCCCGTGGTGGCTTCATCAGCTTCGTCGTTTGGGTAACATATCTCTCAGCAGATTGGTTAGCCACAGTTTCTTTGGGCACACTTGCCAACAACCAAGGAGACGTGGCCACACAAGATAGGAACCACGCCCTGCAGGCCATTTGGGCTCCCTTCCTTCTCCTCCATCTCGGCGGCCCTGACACAATCACTGCTTACGCCTTAGAAGACAACACTTTATGGCTACGCCATTTGCTCGGTCTACTTGTCCAAGTTTCCGTGGCCTTCTACATCTACTTAAGATCTTGGAGCACCACTGCCTTGACTTTTATAGCCATTCCAGTGTTTGTTTCCGGGATCATTAAGTATGCAGAGCGCACTTGGGTTCTGAGATCCGCTAGCCCCGAACAACTTGAAGAATCTTTGCTCTCCGCTCCGGCCATACAACCTCCAAATCTCAAGCTTTCTTATGCCAATGCCGAGCTTGAGTATGTTCACGGAGGATACTACTTGTTTCCTGTTCTCAAGCGTCTCTATGCCAATCTGAGCCTAAGGTTCGCTGAGGGTCAGCGAACCTACCAATTGATGGTGAAAAAGGAACATGTGGAGGACAAAGATTACAAGAAACACAGTAATTATGCTTTTAAATTGGTTGAGGTCCAGTTGGGTTTTTTGTATGACTTGCTTTACACGAAATCAACTATAATTTACTCTCCACTAGGTCTCATTTTTCGTTTCGTTAGTGTTTTATCCATAGTGTCTGCTTTAGCTTCATATGTTGTCTTCCTTAATGTTCATGAGCATGAGTACTCAAGGGTTGACGTTCCTATAACATATTGTTTATTTATTGGGGCTATTTTGCTCGAGCTTTATGCATTTGTGTCCCTTGTTTTCTCGGATTGGACTTTGAATTGGCTAGTTGTCAACAAGCATAGTTCACTGCAGAATTTCATATGCTGGGTTTTGTCTCGTTGTCGGAAAAGGTGGTCAGGGCAGTTAGCTCAACACAACTTGTTGAATTTTTGCATGAAGAAGAGGGTAACAAGATGCATTCGAAATGATTTTCTTTTCAGAAGCTACTTTGTGATGGAATTATACAGGCAAAGGACATGGGAAGATGCTGATGCTGATCTCAAACAGTTTATCTTTAAACATCTCACACAAAAACAAGAGCTGTACAAAGAACAAGGATTTGATTACAATTTTCTCAAGAAATTGCTCTCTTATAAAGGTGACAATGCTTCcatttcaataaaaaatattggCTGGAGTGTTGAGGTCGAATTCGGTCATAGCTTACTCATTTGGCATATTGCAACTGATATATGCTATCACTCTAGAACAGAAGAATCCGAAAAGGACTACAGGGAAGTGAGCAAAAGAATATCAAATTATATGTTGTATCTTTTACTCATGCGTCCACTCATGCTGCCTAAATGGATAAACAGGATTACTCACGTTCGGAACACTTTCAGGGAAGCCATAAGGATATTGCAGCGAGAGCAGCTGCCGGTTCAAGATGCTGCAAGCGCTTCAACATTGCTGATTCAAATGTACACGCAGTGTCACCAGCCACTCGAACAACTTCGAGTGGAAAAGACTGGCAAGTCTTTGCTCCATGAAGGTTGCCGCCTTGCTTCACAGATTGAAGATCAGAGAGTTTCATGGGAAGTGATTTGTAATGTGTGGATAGAGATGCTTACTTATGCTGCAAGTCAGTGTGAATGGGAGGCACATGCTCAGCAACTCCGAAGAGGAGGAGAATTTCTCACTCATGTTTGTCTTCTCATGGCAGAACTTGGTTTGAGCGAACAATTTGATATTGGGAGGAAGGGACTCAGTGTAGAAACCCAAAATGATGGATGGGGATGTGTAAGAAGTAAATTACTCAGTTCTTACTTATAA